TTCCGTGAGAATTTGATCGAAGACGTGGCAGATCTTTATAAATTAACAAAAGAACAGCTTCTAGAACTTGAGCGAATGGGTGAGAAGTCTGCGGATAACTTGATTTCTGCTATTGAAAAAACGAAGGAAAACTCGTTGGAGCGCCTTCTGTTTGGACTAGGAATCCGACTGGTCGGAGCGAAAGCAGCCAAAACATTGGCACAGGAATTTGATCATATGGACAAACTTGCAAGCTTATCGAAAGAAGAGCTGACGGCGATTCACGAGATCGGCGACAAGATGGCAGACTCCATTGTCACTTATTTTGAACAGCCGGAAGTGGAAGAACTACTTGCAGAGCTGAAAGAACTTGGTGTTAACATGGCCTATAAAGGGCCAAAACCTGTAAGCGCGGAAGACGTTGATTCTTATTTTGCAGGAAAAACGATCGTCCTAACAGGGAAACTGGAAGAGATGTCACGAAATGACGCGAAGGCGGCCATTGAGCAGCTTGGCGGAAAAGTGACGGGAAGCGTCAGCAAGAACACGCACCTAGTTATTGCTGGAGAAGAGGCCGGCTCGAAGCTTACGAAGGCCCAGGAGCTTGGAATAGAAGTTTGGAACGAAGCACAAATGCTTAAGGAAATACAATCATAAGAGGTGTTGGAAGTGAAAAGGTTTTTGTCGTTGCTCCTTGTTGTTTCTCTTTTTGCCACCGGATGTGTGCCAGGCTTCGAGAAGCAGGAAGAAGTGGTACAAGATCCAGCGCAGCAGGAAAACACGGAACAAGCTATTGTTCCTAGATATAAAATATCAGATGACTATTATCAAACAATCCTTCCTTACAAGCCAGGGGAAACCCGCGGCCAAATCGCCCCGCGCCTAAACAGCCGGGTCGATGTGGAAGAATTGGAAACCGGACTGATGAGAATGGCGCAGGAGGTATTCCCCTCTGACAGCTACTTGTATCAGGAAGGGCAATATATAAAGCGTGACACGATAAAAAGCTGGTTGGGACGGGTAGATCCTGAAGATGAGGAAAAGCCTGGGTTAAATCCCCCGTTGATTCGCGGAGTGGATACGGAAGATACGAATGAGAAAAGTCCCATCTATCTTGCACATATTCAAGAACAAAACTATCTTGTCCGCAAGGGTGAAGATCAGGTGGAACTAGGCGGTGTTTCCATTGGAATCGCCTTGAACTCTGTTCATTATTATAATCTGACAGATGAAGAAGGCGGCTATCCGAGGGAATATGTGATTCCAGATGACGAACTGGAAGCTGAAGGGAAAAAAATAGCGGAAGAAGTTATCAGAAGAGTCCGTGGCATGGAAGGGCTAGAGAATGTTCCGATTATCATTGGATTGTATAAACAAAGTCCAGCCAATGCCGTTGTCCCTGGAAGTTTTATCGCAAAAGCGAATGTTGCAAAAGGCGATAACTCGATTGGGAAATGGGACGCTGTAAACGAAGAATATCACCTTTTCCCAAACAGTGATACCACAGAACTATATCGTGATGACGCTGTCCGATTTGAGAATTTTAAGCTTGATATTGACGATTATTTTCCAAACCATACAGGTGTAATCGGAAAAGGTTATTACCGTGATGGTGAACTTCAACAGCTTTCGATTGAAGTGAATATGGAGTTTAACGGAAAAGCCGAGTTGATCGGTTTCACCCAGTATGTAACGGGACTGGTGGTGGAGCACTTCCCGAATTATATCAATCTACAAGTATCCATTTCTTCCATCAGCGGAGAAGAAGCGTTGATTGTAAGGGATGCCGGATCCGAAAAACCGTTTGTTCATATCTATTAATTTTGTCAGAACCTACTATTCTTTATGGGATAGTGGGTTTTTTTGTACTGGGAAGGTTTGGGGACGGCTGATTGTGATATTTTCAGAGGTTATTGTAACTTTTTTTGGAGTTATTGTAACTTTTTCAAAGGTGATTGTGACTTTTTTGGACCTTATTGTAACTTTTGCAAAAAACATATCCGTCTCACGTCTGACGCACCATTCCAGTCCCTCCATTATTTTCTTCCTATTAGAATATAAACAATATTTGAAAGACTAGTAATGATAAGGTAGAATGAGAATTGTATGCAAGCGCTTTAGAATGCAAAGGAGGGCGAATGTAATGGTATTACCTTACAAACATGAACCATTTACTGATTTCACTAATGAGGAAAACAAGCAAGCTTATCTTGAAGGCTTGAAATTGGTGGACTCTTATTTAGGACAAGATTACGACTTAATTATTGGTGGAGAGCGTGTTACGACAGAAGATAAAATCGTATCCGTGAACCCTGCAAATAAAGAAGAGGTTGTTGGTCGTGTGTCAAAGGCGGATCGTGACTTGGCTGAAAAAGCAATGCAAGTTGCAGACGAAACGTTTAAAACGTGGCGTAAAGTGAAGCCAGAAGTAAGAGCAGACATCTTGTTCCGTGCGGCAGCAATCATTCGCCGTCGTAAGCACGAATTCTCTGCACTTTTAACAAAAGAAGCAGGGAAGCCTTGGAATGAAGCAGATGCTGATACAGCGGAAGCAATTGATTTCCTTGAGTACTATGCGCGTCAAATGCTGAAATTGAAAGACGGTATGCCTTTAGAGAGCCGCGTTGGCGAATATAACCGTTATAACTATATTCCACTAGGTGTAGGTGTCATCATCTCTCCTTGGAACTTCCCATTTGCAATCATGGCTGGTACAGCAGTAGCGGCGATTGTAACGGGTAACACTGTACTATTGAAGCCTGCATCTACAACTCCGGTTGTTGCAGCTAAGTTTGTAGAAGTAATGGAAGAGGCTGGACTTCCTGCTGGTGTACTTAACTTTGTACCAGGTAGCGGCGCAGAAGTAGGGGACTACCTTGTAGACCACCCACGCACTCGTTTCATTTCTTTCACAGGATCTCGTGACGTTGGTTTACGAATCTATGAGCGTGCTTCTAAAGTGAACCCTGGCCAAATCTGGCTGAAGCGTGTAATCGCTGAAATGGGTGGAAAAGATACGATTGTGGTAGACAGCGAGGGCGACCTTGAGTTGGCAGCACAATCCATCGTAAAATCTGCATTCGGTTTCTCCGGTCAAAAATGTTCTGCGTGCTCCCGTGCGGTAATCGTGGAAGATGTGTATGACCAAGTATTGAACCGTGCAGTTGAACTGACAAAAGAATTGACAGTTGGCGACCCAACAGAAAACCACTACATGGGACCTGTTATCGACCAAGCTGCATTTGATAAAGTAATGAAATATGTTGCTATTGGAAAAGAAGAAGGACGCATCCTTGCAGGTGGAGAAGGAGACAACTCCAAAGGATTCTTCGTTCAGCCGACAATCGTTGCGGACGTAGACCCAGAAGCTCGCCTGATGAAAGAAGAGATCTTCGGACCAGTTGTAGCATTCGCAAAAGCAAAAGACTACAATCATGCGCTTGAAATTGCGAACAACACAGAGTATGGCTTGACTGGAGCGGTTATCACAAACAACCGCGAAAAAATCGAGCAGGCTCGTGAAGACTTCCACGTAGGTAACCTTTACTTCAACCGTGGATGCACAGGTGCCATCGTTGGATACCAACCATTCGGCGGATTCAACATGTCTGGAACGGACTCCAAAGCGGGCGGTCCTGACTACCTATTGCTTCACTTACAAGCAAAAACAACATCTGAAACTTTGTAATAATTTTAATAGAAGGAAGCTGATGCCTATTTGGGTGTCAGCTTCTTTTTTTGGTTAAAATGCTACTTTTTTACATATTTTCCACACGAACATTTCATACTAACAAATGTGTTCAAATATAGAATGAAAAGGAGATATAAAATGAAGAAATTCCTTAGTATTTTAACGGTGTTGCTGTTTGTATTAGGTGGAATGAGCAACTTGGCTGCAGCGAATGGAAACAACAAGCAAGATGCACAAGTCCGTATCCTGCATGCATCTCCTGACGCTCCGGCTGTGGACATCTATGTGGATGGAAATGCAGCGGTAGAGGGTGCGAAATTTAAGGATGCTACTGATTACTTAATGCTTCCTGCAGGTCCACATAAAGTGGAAGTTTTTCCTGCTGGGAAAAAAGATCAGCCAGTTATTGCTCAGCAACTTGAAGTAGAAGGTGGCAAAGCATACACGGTAGCGGCTGTTAATAAGCTTGCGAACCTTGAAATGATTGCTGTGGAAGACACTAGAAAAGCACCTAAAGGAAAAGCGTTCACACGCGTTGGTCACCTTTCTCCAGATGCTCCACAGGTGGATGTAGGAGTAATTAAAGGGGACACGGTCTTCAGTGAACTATCTTTTAAAGACATTTCCGTTTATCAGGAACTTGAGCCGGGAACATACGATTTAGAAATCAGAACACCTGATAAAAAACAAGTTCTAGACCTATCTGGAACAAAGCTTGAAAAAGATACAGTGTACAGTGTTTTTGCAGTAAATACAGCTGACAAATTAGAAGTGATTGTGTTGGTGGATAGCGAGAAGTAAAAAAAAGAGAACCCGTCCAAATGAACGGGTTCTCTTTTGTATGAATTAATCTACTTTATTTGTTTCTGTTTCCATTGTTTCTTCCATTTCCGTAAAGCCTTCACGTACTTTTTTACGTGGGAAGTTTGTAATATAACTTACAACTATTACGGCAATCGTACTTAGGATGAATCCTGGAATAATTTCATATAAGAAATCAGTCAGCGGTTCGCCGTTAATGGTGAATGGACCATAGATCCAAATTAATACTGTGATGGTACCAACTAGCATACCTGCAAGTGCACCCCAACGGTTCATGCGTTTCCAGTAAAGACTTAAGATTATCACTGGACCAAATGCAGCACCAAATCCTGCCCATGCGTTACCAACCAGGTTAAGGATTGTGTCGTTTGGTGTCAAGGAAAGCATGATTGCTACGATTGCAACAATCAATACGGAGATACGTCCGATTAGGACAAGTTCTTTATCTGACGCTTCACGGCGTAAAAATGTTTTATAAAAGTCTTCTGTCAGCGCACTTGATGTAACAAGTAGCTGAGAAGAAATGGTACTCATGATAGCTGCCAAGATTGCTGCAAGTAAAAATCCACTAATAAGTGGGTTGAACAAGAATTGAGAGAAAACAATAAAGATTGTTTCTGAATCAGCTAATTCCATTCCTGTACGGTTAACGTATGCGATCCCAACTAATCCAGTTGCCATCGCACCGATGATAGAAACGATCATCCAGCTCATTCCGATACGACGAGCAGCTTTGAAATCACGGATCGACTTAATTGCCATAAATCGAACGATGATATGAGGCTGTCCAAAGTAACCAAGTCCCCAAGCAAGTAAGGAGATAATTCCAAGTACTGTTGTCCCTTTAAACATATCTAAGTATGTTGGATCTATGGAACGTACTTCATCAAGTGTTACACCGACACCACCTAAATCAGTAAAAGCAACAACTGGCACTAATACTAAGGCAATAAGCATGATGACACCTTGAACAAAGTCCGTTAAACTAACTGCCAAGAATCCTCCAAACAATGTATAAGCTACTACGACACCAGCTGTTACGAATAAGCCGGTTTTGTAGTCTAATCCAAATGCACTGTCAAAAAGTGTACCACCGGAAACTAAACCAGAGGATGTATAGAGTGTGAAGAAAATGATGATAACTATAGCTGATACGAAGCGTAAAATTCGAGTTCCATCATAAAAACGGTTTTCAAAGAAATCTGGGATTGTTATGGAGTCATTCGCAGTTTCTGTATAAACTCTTAAACGAGGTGCAACGACCAAATAGTTTACATATGCTCCTATTGTAAGTCCGATAGCGATCCACATGCTAGATACACCGGATGCATACATGGCACCAGGTAAACCCATTAGCATCCAGCCACTCATATCAGATGCCCCGGCAGATAGTGCAGTTACTCCAGGTCCTAATTGACGTCCACCAAGCATATAGCCTGAAATATCGTCGGTAGATGTTTTATAGGCATATAAACCTATTCCTAGCATGGCGATAAAATAAAGTGCTAGGGAAATAAATACTCCTGTTTCCACAATATCAACTCCTGAATTATCTTTAATTTGTTTGTACATCAGCAATTTCGGCGCCCCAAATTGCTCTCATAACGGTTACGAGTATTTAAGCTAACAAAGTATTTCCCTTAATTCAAGCGATTAAAACCTTTTTCAATAGGAAGAAAAACACGCTACCCCTTGATACAATGGGGATACTTCCCACTTGACAATTAATTAAAGTAAAACTATTCAGAATTATCAAACACGTAATATTGCTGTAATATTTGCAACCATATTTACCATCACTCTACCCAGAATGCCCACTTATTTTTCCTCAAAAAAACCGAAACATACCACACCCAAAACAAAAACGATTATAGAGAGGAGAGAGAGGGTTTCTTTAGTGCACTAACGCATTGAGGGTCCCCCCCTCTTTACCCAACTAAAGAAATTTCCGCCAATATCCCGTGAGAATTGCTTGTGGGGGTTAAAGTTTAGTATGATAGGGGTATTGTGCAAGTTCGATTTTTTGTGGAGGTGAAAGAGGATGTCACGTATTTCGGAGGATCAGGTGAAGCATGTGGCGCATTTGGCCCGTCTTGCGATCAGCGAGGATGAGGCAGTTATGTTCACAAGTCAATTAGATGCAATTATTTCATTCGCGGAGAAGCTGAATGAATTAGATACAGAAAATGTTCAACCAACTTCTCATGTTCTACATATGAAGAATGTCATGAGGGAAGATGTGGCGAAAGACGGCCTTCCGGTGGATGAGGTATTGAAAAATGCTCCAGACCACAAAAACGGCCAGATTCGCGTACCAAGCATTATCGAATAGGAAGAGTGAAGAGTAAGGAGGGAACCCCCATGTCATTGTTTGATAAAAAGCTATCGGAATTACATAGCCTTTTACATAAAAAAGAAATCAGCGTTTCTGACCTTGTTGATACTTCCTACAAACGTATCAACGAAGTCGACGATAAAGTACAAGCATTCTTGACACTTGATGAAGAGAATGCCCGCAAATATGCAAAAGTCCTTGACCAAGCGTTAGGACTGGAAAAAGATCATGGCCTATTATTCGGCCTTCCAATCGGTGTTAAAGATAACATCGTCACTAAAGGCATCCGCACAACAGCTGCGAGTAAAATCCTTGGTGACTTTAATCCAATCTACAATGCAACAGTGGTTGAAAAGCTGAACCAAGCGGAATCTGTCACCATCGGAAAAATTAACATGGACGAGTTTGCCATGGGATCTTCCAATGAAAACTCAGCCTTCGCTGCAACGAAAAACCCATGGGACCTTGAACGTGTTCCAGGTGGATCAAGCGGTGGATCTGCAGCGGCAGTAGCAGCAGGGGAAGTATTTTTCTCCCTGGGCTCTGATACAGGTGGATCAATCCGTCAACCTGCAGCATTTTGTGGCGTCGTCGGCCTGAAACCTACTTATGGACGCGTTTCCCGTTACGGTTTGATTGCTTTTGCATCATCGCTTGATCAAATCGGACCAATTACGCGCACGGTAGAAGACAATGCCTACCTTTTACAAGCGATCTCTGGACTTGATCCAATGGATTCAACATCTGCAAACGCCGACGTACCGGACTTCCTTTCTAGCTTGACAGGTGATATTAAAGGACTGAAGATCGGTGTGCCAAAAGAATATCTGGCAGAAGGTGTGAGCGAAGAGGTGCGCAAGTCTGTTAAAGATGCACTGAAAGTATTAGAAGGACTCGGCGCAACATGGGAAGAAGTGTCCCTGCCGCACTCCCAATATGCTTTGGCAACTTACTATCTATTGTCATCATCAGAAGCATCCGCGAACCTTGCTCGCTTTGACGGTGTTCGCTATGGCTACCGCACGGACAATGCGAAGAACCTGATTGACATGTACAAGCAGACGCGCAGTGAAGGTTTCGGACCTGAAGTGAAGCGACGTATCATGCTTGGTACATACGCACTGAGCGCAGGACACTATGATGCTTATTATGTAAAAGCACAAAAGGTTCGTACGCTGATTAAGCAGGATTTTGAAGACGTTTTTGAAAAATATGATGTCATAATCGGACCAACTACGCCGACTCCGGCATTTAAAGTGGGCGAAAACACAAAAGATCCACTCACGATGTATGCAAATGATATCCTGACCATCCCTGTCAACCTTGCCGGCGTACCGGGAATCTCTGTACCAGCAGGCTTTGTGGACGGACTGCCAGTAGGCTTGCAGATCATCGGAAATCATTTTGACGAGAGCACCATTTATCGCGTTGCCCATGCGTATGAGCAGGCAACCGACCATCATAAAAAGAAGCCACAGCTGTAAGGGGTGAAAAATAGACATGAATTTTGAAACGATTATTGGCCTTGAAGTACACGTAGAATTGAAAACAAAATCTAAAATTTTCTCGGCAAGTCCAAACGAATTCGGCGCAGAACCGAACTCCAACACGAGTGTTGTGGAACTTGGCTATCCGGGAACCTTGCCTGTCCTGAACAAACAGGCGGTGGAATACGCAATGAAGGCAGCGATGGCCCTGAACTGTGAAGTCGCAACAGACACGAAATTTGACCGTAAGAATTACTTTTACCCGGACAACCCGAAGGCTTACCAGATCTCTCAACATGACAAACCGATTGGGGAAAACGGCTGGATTGATATTGAAGTAAACGGAGAGAAGAAGCGCATTGGTATCACGCGCCTTCACTTAGAAGAAGATGCAGGAAAACTTATGCACACAGGCGACGGCTATTCCCTTGTCGACTATAACCGCCAAGGAACACCGCTTGTGGAAATCGTATCCGAACCAGATATTCGCACTCCGGAAGAAGCGTATGCTTACCTGGAAAAGTTGAAATCCATCATCCAATATACCGGCGTTTCCGATTGTAAAATGGAAGAAGGGTCGTTGCGCTGTGATGCGAACATTTCCTTGCGTCCAGTCGGCCAAGAGGAATTTGGAACAAAAGCGGAACTGAAAAACCTGAACTCCTTTAACTTTGTCCAAAAAGGGCTGGAGCATGAAGTGGTTCGTCAGGAGCAGGTTCTTTTAGCTGGCGGAGTGATTGAACAGGAAACACGCCGTTATGACGAAGCGACGAAAAAGACGATTCTGATGCGTGTTAAAGAAGGATCTGACGACTACCGTTACTTCCCGGAGCCGGATCTTGTAGCGCTTCATATTGATGATGACTGGAAAGAGCGCGTTCGCGCAGACATTCCTACTCTTCCAGATGAGCGCAAAAAGCGTTATGTAGAAGAGCTTGGCCTTCCTGCATACGACGCTCAAGTTCTGACCATCACGAAAGAAATGTCCGATTTCTTTGACGGGACTGTTGAAGCTGGAGCTGACGCGAAGTTAGCTTCCAACTGGCTGATGGGCGAAGTGTCAGCTTACTTGAACGCCGAAAATAAAGAACTTGATGATACAGCTTTGACTCCAGAAGGGCTTGCAGGCATGATCAAGCTTCTTGAAAAAGGCACGATTTCATCCAAAATTGCCAAGAAAGTTTTCAAAGAACTAATCGAAAACGGCGGCGATGCAGAGAAAATCGTCAAAGAAAAAGGCCTTGTCCAAATCTCGGACGAAGGCACCCTTCGTAAAATGGTCGGTGAAACATTGGATGCAAATCCTAAATCGGTCCAGGACTACAAAGAAGGAACAGAACGCGCCATCGGCTTCCTTGTCGGCCAAATCATGAAAGCTTCCAAAGGCCAAGCCAACCCGCAAATGGTGAACAAGATCTTGATTGAGGAAATTAAGAAGCGATAAGTAATATAAGTAGAACCCCAACACAGGATGTCGGGGTTCTGTTTTTTTATGGGTGGTTTGTGTCGGTTTGTGTCGAATAGCGGTTATTCACGCTGACTTCGCGGATAAAATGAAAAGTTCGCGGATAAAATGAAAACATCGCGGTTAAACAAAAAATATCGCGGATATATATACAATATCGCGGATAACGCGTACTCTCCCATCCTATCCAAACCTAAAACTCCCTAACATCCCCCATATATTCCTCAAAAGTAAGCCCCTTCGTATAAATCTCCCCAGCAACATCCACACCAACATACCTAAAGTGCCACGGCTCGAACGCATAACCCGTAATATTCGTTTTCCCTTTCGGATAGCGCAAAATAAAACCATAATGATGGGCATTCGCAGCAAGCCACTTGCCCTCAGCTGTCCCCTCAAATGCCTCCACTAGCTCAAGCCCCACACTCTTCGCGGTAATGTCCATCGCAAGCCCAGTCTGATGCTCGCTTGTCCCAGGCAGTGCCACATAGAGGACCGCCTGCTCATAACCGAATGTTGCTACCTCATTTTTAAAAATAGCCTCCTGTGTTTCATAAGAACGGAAGCCAGACCGCGCATAAAGCTCGATGCCCTCACCCTTTGCGACATTGAACATAATCTCTAACGACTCAGCCGCTTCTGCACGCAATTTGGAGCGGTCGCTGTTTTCATCGCCAAAAGAAAACAGCACATTTGGCTTGATCAAGTCAGCTGGGCGGTAACCTTCCGGAAGCGACCAGAATTTGTTGACCATGACATTCATCGCGCCGGGGTTGGCGACAACTGGAATCGCTTCAGGCTCCGCTGATTCCTCAGGCTCTTCAGTTTTTTCCTCCTCTGCCGGTTCCGCAGGTTCCTCCTCGTTCGCAGGATCTTCCGTATCGTCTTCCGCCGCAGCCACATCGTCGCCATCGTCCGGTTCTTTTTCAAAAAACACATTCCAATCCATATCGTAATCTGCCATTTGCGGTACCGCCGTTTTAGTGGCGTGCTGAGTACCGATCAACACTTCTTTTTCATCTAATAAACTTTCAAAACCCGTACAACCAGCCAGCAAACTCAGGCCCACGCCGCAAATAATTCCTTTTTTTAGCATAAGTAATAGTTTTCCCCTTTTATATGGTTTATGATGGAATAGGTAAAAGTTTGTAAATTCCTACTATTATTTTACACCTATCATTGTCCTAGAAAAAGGTAGAAAAATAGAAATATTTTTGAAACCTTTAGGAGATTTGACCCGTATATAATAGCGGAAGGAAGTTTTGGAAAGGGGATCAGGATTCCAAAGGTGGTTGCCTTCAATACAACAGGAAAGGAAACGATGGCTTATGACGATGTTTGGAATGGACATGATGACACTCTACTTCTGGTGTCTCATCATATTTGGCGGCTTGACGCTGATTTACGTTTTATTGTCTGACGTAGTGGACGGAATATTCGATGCGTTCCCTATTGATCCAGCTCTTATCTTTTCATTTTTTACCGTGTTTGGAGCAACGGGCTATCTAGTCGAAAAATATTCGCCACTATCAGGGTTGCTGGTGTTGGCCATTGCCACCGTCCTTGCACTTCTACTAGTCATACTGCTTCACGTCTTTGTTTTTGTACCAATCAGGTCCGCAGATTCTTCACTCGGTTACACAGACGATGACTTAAAAGGAAAGCTTGCACGAGTCATCATCTCGGTTCCGAAAGACGGGTTTGGGGAAGTGGTACTAAGCATCGGAGGAAGCACCGTTTCGCGATCTGCACAGAGCTTCGAAAATGAAGAAATCCCTTACGATACGGAAGTCCTGATCATCGACGTCCAAACTGGAGTGGTCTCTGTCACTCCATACGAAAAGGTATTAGAAAACTATAATAAATAGGGGGAAGAGAAGATGGGAATGGAATTAATAATTGTCAT
This window of the Sutcliffiella horikoshii genome carries:
- a CDS encoding CamS family sex pheromone protein, translated to MKRFLSLLLVVSLFATGCVPGFEKQEEVVQDPAQQENTEQAIVPRYKISDDYYQTILPYKPGETRGQIAPRLNSRVDVEELETGLMRMAQEVFPSDSYLYQEGQYIKRDTIKSWLGRVDPEDEEKPGLNPPLIRGVDTEDTNEKSPIYLAHIQEQNYLVRKGEDQVELGGVSIGIALNSVHYYNLTDEEGGYPREYVIPDDELEAEGKKIAEEVIRRVRGMEGLENVPIIIGLYKQSPANAVVPGSFIAKANVAKGDNSIGKWDAVNEEYHLFPNSDTTELYRDDAVRFENFKLDIDDYFPNHTGVIGKGYYRDGELQQLSIEVNMEFNGKAELIGFTQYVTGLVVEHFPNYINLQVSISSISGEEALIVRDAGSEKPFVHIY
- the pruA gene encoding L-glutamate gamma-semialdehyde dehydrogenase yields the protein MVLPYKHEPFTDFTNEENKQAYLEGLKLVDSYLGQDYDLIIGGERVTTEDKIVSVNPANKEEVVGRVSKADRDLAEKAMQVADETFKTWRKVKPEVRADILFRAAAIIRRRKHEFSALLTKEAGKPWNEADADTAEAIDFLEYYARQMLKLKDGMPLESRVGEYNRYNYIPLGVGVIISPWNFPFAIMAGTAVAAIVTGNTVLLKPASTTPVVAAKFVEVMEEAGLPAGVLNFVPGSGAEVGDYLVDHPRTRFISFTGSRDVGLRIYERASKVNPGQIWLKRVIAEMGGKDTIVVDSEGDLELAAQSIVKSAFGFSGQKCSACSRAVIVEDVYDQVLNRAVELTKELTVGDPTENHYMGPVIDQAAFDKVMKYVAIGKEEGRILAGGEGDNSKGFFVQPTIVADVDPEARLMKEEIFGPVVAFAKAKDYNHALEIANNTEYGLTGAVITNNREKIEQAREDFHVGNLYFNRGCTGAIVGYQPFGGFNMSGTDSKAGGPDYLLLHLQAKTTSETL
- a CDS encoding DUF4397 domain-containing protein; the encoded protein is MKKFLSILTVLLFVLGGMSNLAAANGNNKQDAQVRILHASPDAPAVDIYVDGNAAVEGAKFKDATDYLMLPAGPHKVEVFPAGKKDQPVIAQQLEVEGGKAYTVAAVNKLANLEMIAVEDTRKAPKGKAFTRVGHLSPDAPQVDVGVIKGDTVFSELSFKDISVYQELEPGTYDLEIRTPDKKQVLDLSGTKLEKDTVYSVFAVNTADKLEVIVLVDSEK
- the putP gene encoding sodium/proline symporter PutP, yielding METGVFISLALYFIAMLGIGLYAYKTSTDDISGYMLGGRQLGPGVTALSAGASDMSGWMLMGLPGAMYASGVSSMWIAIGLTIGAYVNYLVVAPRLRVYTETANDSITIPDFFENRFYDGTRILRFVSAIVIIIFFTLYTSSGLVSGGTLFDSAFGLDYKTGLFVTAGVVVAYTLFGGFLAVSLTDFVQGVIMLIALVLVPVVAFTDLGGVGVTLDEVRSIDPTYLDMFKGTTVLGIISLLAWGLGYFGQPHIIVRFMAIKSIRDFKAARRIGMSWMIVSIIGAMATGLVGIAYVNRTGMELADSETIFIVFSQFLFNPLISGFLLAAILAAIMSTISSQLLVTSSALTEDFYKTFLRREASDKELVLIGRISVLIVAIVAIMLSLTPNDTILNLVGNAWAGFGAAFGPVIILSLYWKRMNRWGALAGMLVGTITVLIWIYGPFTINGEPLTDFLYEIIPGFILSTIAVIVVSYITNFPRKKVREGFTEMEETMETETNKVD
- the gatC gene encoding Asp-tRNA(Asn)/Glu-tRNA(Gln) amidotransferase subunit GatC; translated protein: MSRISEDQVKHVAHLARLAISEDEAVMFTSQLDAIISFAEKLNELDTENVQPTSHVLHMKNVMREDVAKDGLPVDEVLKNAPDHKNGQIRVPSIIE
- the gatA gene encoding Asp-tRNA(Asn)/Glu-tRNA(Gln) amidotransferase subunit GatA, whose amino-acid sequence is MSLFDKKLSELHSLLHKKEISVSDLVDTSYKRINEVDDKVQAFLTLDEENARKYAKVLDQALGLEKDHGLLFGLPIGVKDNIVTKGIRTTAASKILGDFNPIYNATVVEKLNQAESVTIGKINMDEFAMGSSNENSAFAATKNPWDLERVPGGSSGGSAAAVAAGEVFFSLGSDTGGSIRQPAAFCGVVGLKPTYGRVSRYGLIAFASSLDQIGPITRTVEDNAYLLQAISGLDPMDSTSANADVPDFLSSLTGDIKGLKIGVPKEYLAEGVSEEVRKSVKDALKVLEGLGATWEEVSLPHSQYALATYYLLSSSEASANLARFDGVRYGYRTDNAKNLIDMYKQTRSEGFGPEVKRRIMLGTYALSAGHYDAYYVKAQKVRTLIKQDFEDVFEKYDVIIGPTTPTPAFKVGENTKDPLTMYANDILTIPVNLAGVPGISVPAGFVDGLPVGLQIIGNHFDESTIYRVAHAYEQATDHHKKKPQL
- the gatB gene encoding Asp-tRNA(Asn)/Glu-tRNA(Gln) amidotransferase subunit GatB — protein: MNFETIIGLEVHVELKTKSKIFSASPNEFGAEPNSNTSVVELGYPGTLPVLNKQAVEYAMKAAMALNCEVATDTKFDRKNYFYPDNPKAYQISQHDKPIGENGWIDIEVNGEKKRIGITRLHLEEDAGKLMHTGDGYSLVDYNRQGTPLVEIVSEPDIRTPEEAYAYLEKLKSIIQYTGVSDCKMEEGSLRCDANISLRPVGQEEFGTKAELKNLNSFNFVQKGLEHEVVRQEQVLLAGGVIEQETRRYDEATKKTILMRVKEGSDDYRYFPEPDLVALHIDDDWKERVRADIPTLPDERKKRYVEELGLPAYDAQVLTITKEMSDFFDGTVEAGADAKLASNWLMGEVSAYLNAENKELDDTALTPEGLAGMIKLLEKGTISSKIAKKVFKELIENGGDAEKIVKEKGLVQISDEGTLRKMVGETLDANPKSVQDYKEGTERAIGFLVGQIMKASKGQANPQMVNKILIEEIKKR
- a CDS encoding M15 family metallopeptidase, whose amino-acid sequence is MGLSLLAGCTGFESLLDEKEVLIGTQHATKTAVPQMADYDMDWNVFFEKEPDDGDDVAAAEDDTEDPANEEEPAEPAEEEKTEEPEESAEPEAIPVVANPGAMNVMVNKFWSLPEGYRPADLIKPNVLFSFGDENSDRSKLRAEAAESLEIMFNVAKGEGIELYARSGFRSYETQEAIFKNEVATFGYEQAVLYVALPGTSEHQTGLAMDITAKSVGLELVEAFEGTAEGKWLAANAHHYGFILRYPKGKTNITGYAFEPWHFRYVGVDVAGEIYTKGLTFEEYMGDVREF